A region of Salmo salar chromosome ssa17, Ssal_v3.1, whole genome shotgun sequence DNA encodes the following proteins:
- the LOC106576320 gene encoding liprin-beta-1 isoform X1, protein MMSDASEMLAAALEQMDGIIAGSKAMGYSNGLFDCQSPTSPFLGSLRALHLLEDLRAALEMMDQDEREGLRCQVPDTTADGLVEWLQQGQLTNGHGSAMIYQERLSRVESDKECLVLQVSVLSDQVEVQGEKIRDLDMCLEEHREKLDATEETLQQELLSRSTLETQKLELMTEVSSLKLKLTTVARDRRDSEGLYQEVNDLRFRVTDMENERLQCEKKLKSTKEELQTLQRQLEELRRIRDQATQGVLTPDRTDGEKDVDVLRMKRAMESLISASNDKDRRIEELQESITRYKKVQDLMKDTLNEDNYDDIQDDRSPSIQVAMDTDRATLAVGEETGRSCDEIPSIAVFSELEQERLIQEPDSPPEVPPHSAGSLGHINGNTEQTTVEEPSPPSTSPSNPTSNESFGTKKARSSFGRGFFKMRGGKRMSSSPNLAETERNGTDHLDLAGAPPHKPQGGDSSQTLTSSPEVKKKSRGFKRFLGRLKRSHSTSLDLEETETEFRRGGVRATAGPRLGWSRDLQHSANDVDAPFAQWSKEQVCAWLQEQGLGLHVAQAQQWIRSGFTLLQASQHDLEKELGIKQPLHRKKLQLALQALGSEEDVSKAKLDHNWVTRWLDDIGLPQYKSQFDEGRVDGRMLHCMTVDDLLSLKVGSVLHHLSIKRAIQVLRLNFYEPNCLRRRPSDENNITPAEISQWTNHRVMEWLRSVDLAEYAPNLRGSGVHGGVMVLEPRFNVESLALLLNIPPNKTLLRRHLATHFHLLIGSAAQRSKQECLENPDYTLLTATAKVKPRRLSFGGFGTLRKKRQEDSEEYVCPMDVEMPKNSSFRGGLRSYVYDLDQLEQMEDSEGAVRQIGAFSEEIDNLTSMLKEDEFFSEVSSRSPPSVTDDDANV, encoded by the exons GCTCCAAGGCCATGGGCTACTCCAATGGGCTGTTTGACTGCCAGTCGCCCACTTCTCCCTTCCTGGGAAGCCTGCGGGCGCTGCACCTGCTGGAGGACCTGCGGGCAGCGCTGGAGATGATGGACCAGGATGAGAGGGAGGGCCTCCGCTGCCAGGTCCCTGACACCACTGCCGACGGCCTAGTGGAGTGGCTGCAGCAGGGACAACTG ACCAACGGACATGGCTCCGCCATGATCTACCAGGAACGACTGTCACGGGTGGAGAGCGATAAGGAGTGTCTCGTCCTCCAG GTGAGTGTTCTCTCAGACCAGGTGGAGGTGCAGGGGGAGAAGATCAGGGATCTGGACATGTGTctggaggaacacagagagaaactCGACGCCACTGAAGAAACACTGCAGCAG GAGCTGTTGAGCAGGTCCACCCTGGAGACCCAGAAGCTGGAGCTGATGACCGAGGTGTCCAGTCTGAAACTGAAGCTGACCACTGTGGCGAGAGATCGCAGGGATAGTGAG GGGTTGTACCAGGAAGTCAACGACCTGCGGTTCAGGGTGACCGATATGGAGAATGAAAGACTGCAATGTGAGAAGAAACTTAAATCCACCAAA GAGGAACTGCAGACTCTTCAGAGGCAGCTGGAGGAGCTGAGGAGGATAAGAGACCAGGCTACACAGGGAGTCCTGACCCCAGACAGAACAGATGGAGAGAAAG ATGTGGACGTGCTGAGGATGAAGAGGGCCATGGAGTCCCTGATATCAGCTAGCAATGACAAG GACCGGAGGATCGAGGAGCTTCAGGAGTCTATCACACGGTACAAGAAGGTCCAGGACTTGATGAAAG ACACACTGAATGAAGACAATTATGATGACATCCAGGATGACAGATCCCCCTCCATTCAGGTCGCCATGGATACAGACCGGGCCACCCTGGCGGttggggaggagacaggaaggAGCTGTGATGAG ATTCCATCTATTGCAGTGTTTTCAGAGCTGGAGCAGGAGCGACTGATACAGGAaccagacag TCCACCAGAAGTCCCACCACATTCAGCAGGTAGCTTGGGCCACATAAACGGCAACACAGAGCAG ACCACAGTTGAGGAGCCCAGCCCCCCATCCACCTCCCCATCAAACCCCACCAGTAATGAAAGCTTTGGGACCAAGAAGGCCCGCTCCTCCTTTGGACGTGGTTTCTTCAAGATGCGTGGAGGCAAGAGGATGTCCAGTTCCCCAAATCTGG CTGAGACTGAGCGTAATGGCACAGACCACTTGGACTTGGCTGGTGCCCCGCCACACAAACCTCAGGGAGGAGACAGCAGCCAGACCCTAACTTCCTCACCAGAGGTCAAGAAGAAGTCCAGAGGCTTTAAGAGGTTCTTAGGCAG GCTGAAGAGAAGTCACTCCACCTCGCTAgacctggaggagacagagactgagTTCAGGAGGGGAGGAGTCAGAGCCACGGCCGGCCCCCGACTGGGCTGGTCACGTGACCTGCAGCACAGCGCCAA tgaTGTGGACGCTCCCTTTGCGCAGTGGAGTAAGGAGCAGGTGTGTGCGTGGCTGCAGGAGCAGGGCCTGGGGCTGCATGTGGCTCAAGCCCAGCAGTGGATCCGCTCAGGATTCACCCTGCTGCAGGCCTCCCAGCACGACCTGGAGAAG GAGTTGGGGATCAAACAGCCCCTCCACAGGAAGAAGCTGCAGCTGGCTCTCCAGGCACTGGGATCAGAGGAGGATGTCAGCAAGGCCAAACTGGACCACAACTGGGTGACCA GATGGCTGGATGACATTGGTCTGCCGCAGTATAAGAGCCAGTTTGACGAGGGGAGGGTCGATGGGAGAATGCTACACTGCATGACTGTG GATGACCTGCTGTCTCTAAAAGTGGGCAGTGTTCTCCACCACCTCAGCATCAAGAGAGCCATCCAGGTCCTCCGGCTCAACTTCTACGAGCCCAACTGCCTCCGCCGACGGCCCTCTGACGAG AATAATATCACGCCAGCGGAGATCTCCCAGTGGACCAATCATAGAGTGATGGAGTGGCTGAGATCAGTGGACCTGGCTGAGTACGCTCCTAACCTGAGGGGCAGCGGTGTGCACGGGGGGGTCATG GTGCTGGAGCCCCGCTTCAACGTGGAGTCCCTAGCCCTACTGCTCAACATCCCTCCCAACAAGACCCTGCTGCGCCGCCACCTGGCCACCCACTTCCACCTGCTCATCGGCTCTGCTGCCCAGCGCAGCAAACAGGAGTGTCTGGAGAACCCTGACTACACCCTGCTCACTGCCACCGCCAAGGTCAAG CCCAGAAGGCTGTCGTTCGGCGGCTTCGGGACCCTGCGTAAGAAGCGCCAGGAGGACAGCGAGGAGTACGTGTGCCCCATGGATGTGGAGATGCCCAAGAACAGCAGCTTCCGGGGGGGCCTGAGGAGCTATGTGTACGACCTGGACCAGTTGGAGCAG ATGGAAGACTCGGAAGGGGCTGTGAGGCAGATAGGAGCATTTTCTGAGGAAATCGACAACCTGACG AGCATGCTGAAGGAGGATGAGTTCTTCAGCGAGGTCTCCTCTCGCTCCCCCCCCAGTGTCACCGATGACGACGCCAACGTGTGA
- the LOC106576320 gene encoding liprin-beta-1 isoform X2 — MGYSNGLFDCQSPTSPFLGSLRALHLLEDLRAALEMMDQDEREGLRCQVPDTTADGLVEWLQQGQLTNGHGSAMIYQERLSRVESDKECLVLQVSVLSDQVEVQGEKIRDLDMCLEEHREKLDATEETLQQELLSRSTLETQKLELMTEVSSLKLKLTTVARDRRDSEGLYQEVNDLRFRVTDMENERLQCEKKLKSTKEELQTLQRQLEELRRIRDQATQGVLTPDRTDGEKDVDVLRMKRAMESLISASNDKDRRIEELQESITRYKKVQDLMKDTLNEDNYDDIQDDRSPSIQVAMDTDRATLAVGEETGRSCDEIPSIAVFSELEQERLIQEPDSPPEVPPHSAGSLGHINGNTEQTTVEEPSPPSTSPSNPTSNESFGTKKARSSFGRGFFKMRGGKRMSSSPNLAETERNGTDHLDLAGAPPHKPQGGDSSQTLTSSPEVKKKSRGFKRFLGRLKRSHSTSLDLEETETEFRRGGVRATAGPRLGWSRDLQHSANDVDAPFAQWSKEQVCAWLQEQGLGLHVAQAQQWIRSGFTLLQASQHDLEKELGIKQPLHRKKLQLALQALGSEEDVSKAKLDHNWVTRWLDDIGLPQYKSQFDEGRVDGRMLHCMTVDDLLSLKVGSVLHHLSIKRAIQVLRLNFYEPNCLRRRPSDENNITPAEISQWTNHRVMEWLRSVDLAEYAPNLRGSGVHGGVMVLEPRFNVESLALLLNIPPNKTLLRRHLATHFHLLIGSAAQRSKQECLENPDYTLLTATAKVKPRRLSFGGFGTLRKKRQEDSEEYVCPMDVEMPKNSSFRGGLRSYVYDLDQLEQMEDSEGAVRQIGAFSEEIDNLTSMLKEDEFFSEVSSRSPPSVTDDDANV; from the exons ATGGGCTACTCCAATGGGCTGTTTGACTGCCAGTCGCCCACTTCTCCCTTCCTGGGAAGCCTGCGGGCGCTGCACCTGCTGGAGGACCTGCGGGCAGCGCTGGAGATGATGGACCAGGATGAGAGGGAGGGCCTCCGCTGCCAGGTCCCTGACACCACTGCCGACGGCCTAGTGGAGTGGCTGCAGCAGGGACAACTG ACCAACGGACATGGCTCCGCCATGATCTACCAGGAACGACTGTCACGGGTGGAGAGCGATAAGGAGTGTCTCGTCCTCCAG GTGAGTGTTCTCTCAGACCAGGTGGAGGTGCAGGGGGAGAAGATCAGGGATCTGGACATGTGTctggaggaacacagagagaaactCGACGCCACTGAAGAAACACTGCAGCAG GAGCTGTTGAGCAGGTCCACCCTGGAGACCCAGAAGCTGGAGCTGATGACCGAGGTGTCCAGTCTGAAACTGAAGCTGACCACTGTGGCGAGAGATCGCAGGGATAGTGAG GGGTTGTACCAGGAAGTCAACGACCTGCGGTTCAGGGTGACCGATATGGAGAATGAAAGACTGCAATGTGAGAAGAAACTTAAATCCACCAAA GAGGAACTGCAGACTCTTCAGAGGCAGCTGGAGGAGCTGAGGAGGATAAGAGACCAGGCTACACAGGGAGTCCTGACCCCAGACAGAACAGATGGAGAGAAAG ATGTGGACGTGCTGAGGATGAAGAGGGCCATGGAGTCCCTGATATCAGCTAGCAATGACAAG GACCGGAGGATCGAGGAGCTTCAGGAGTCTATCACACGGTACAAGAAGGTCCAGGACTTGATGAAAG ACACACTGAATGAAGACAATTATGATGACATCCAGGATGACAGATCCCCCTCCATTCAGGTCGCCATGGATACAGACCGGGCCACCCTGGCGGttggggaggagacaggaaggAGCTGTGATGAG ATTCCATCTATTGCAGTGTTTTCAGAGCTGGAGCAGGAGCGACTGATACAGGAaccagacag TCCACCAGAAGTCCCACCACATTCAGCAGGTAGCTTGGGCCACATAAACGGCAACACAGAGCAG ACCACAGTTGAGGAGCCCAGCCCCCCATCCACCTCCCCATCAAACCCCACCAGTAATGAAAGCTTTGGGACCAAGAAGGCCCGCTCCTCCTTTGGACGTGGTTTCTTCAAGATGCGTGGAGGCAAGAGGATGTCCAGTTCCCCAAATCTGG CTGAGACTGAGCGTAATGGCACAGACCACTTGGACTTGGCTGGTGCCCCGCCACACAAACCTCAGGGAGGAGACAGCAGCCAGACCCTAACTTCCTCACCAGAGGTCAAGAAGAAGTCCAGAGGCTTTAAGAGGTTCTTAGGCAG GCTGAAGAGAAGTCACTCCACCTCGCTAgacctggaggagacagagactgagTTCAGGAGGGGAGGAGTCAGAGCCACGGCCGGCCCCCGACTGGGCTGGTCACGTGACCTGCAGCACAGCGCCAA tgaTGTGGACGCTCCCTTTGCGCAGTGGAGTAAGGAGCAGGTGTGTGCGTGGCTGCAGGAGCAGGGCCTGGGGCTGCATGTGGCTCAAGCCCAGCAGTGGATCCGCTCAGGATTCACCCTGCTGCAGGCCTCCCAGCACGACCTGGAGAAG GAGTTGGGGATCAAACAGCCCCTCCACAGGAAGAAGCTGCAGCTGGCTCTCCAGGCACTGGGATCAGAGGAGGATGTCAGCAAGGCCAAACTGGACCACAACTGGGTGACCA GATGGCTGGATGACATTGGTCTGCCGCAGTATAAGAGCCAGTTTGACGAGGGGAGGGTCGATGGGAGAATGCTACACTGCATGACTGTG GATGACCTGCTGTCTCTAAAAGTGGGCAGTGTTCTCCACCACCTCAGCATCAAGAGAGCCATCCAGGTCCTCCGGCTCAACTTCTACGAGCCCAACTGCCTCCGCCGACGGCCCTCTGACGAG AATAATATCACGCCAGCGGAGATCTCCCAGTGGACCAATCATAGAGTGATGGAGTGGCTGAGATCAGTGGACCTGGCTGAGTACGCTCCTAACCTGAGGGGCAGCGGTGTGCACGGGGGGGTCATG GTGCTGGAGCCCCGCTTCAACGTGGAGTCCCTAGCCCTACTGCTCAACATCCCTCCCAACAAGACCCTGCTGCGCCGCCACCTGGCCACCCACTTCCACCTGCTCATCGGCTCTGCTGCCCAGCGCAGCAAACAGGAGTGTCTGGAGAACCCTGACTACACCCTGCTCACTGCCACCGCCAAGGTCAAG CCCAGAAGGCTGTCGTTCGGCGGCTTCGGGACCCTGCGTAAGAAGCGCCAGGAGGACAGCGAGGAGTACGTGTGCCCCATGGATGTGGAGATGCCCAAGAACAGCAGCTTCCGGGGGGGCCTGAGGAGCTATGTGTACGACCTGGACCAGTTGGAGCAG ATGGAAGACTCGGAAGGGGCTGTGAGGCAGATAGGAGCATTTTCTGAGGAAATCGACAACCTGACG AGCATGCTGAAGGAGGATGAGTTCTTCAGCGAGGTCTCCTCTCGCTCCCCCCCCAGTGTCACCGATGACGACGCCAACGTGTGA